Proteins encoded in a region of the Panthera uncia isolate 11264 chromosome B2 unlocalized genomic scaffold, Puncia_PCG_1.0 HiC_scaffold_24, whole genome shotgun sequence genome:
- the ALDH8A1 gene encoding 2-aminomuconic semialdehyde dehydrogenase yields the protein MRTSGLEVRTRQTQGRETPSPVGRKTGVVSIMAGTKALLTLENFINGKFVPCSSYIDSYDPSTGEVYCRVPDSGNEEIEAAVEAARAAFPGWSARSPQERSQVLHRLADLLEKSLEDLAQAESRDQGKTVTLARTMDIPRSVQNFRFFASSILHHTSECTHMDHVDCLHYTLRAPVGIAGLISPWNLPLYLLTWKVAPAIAAGNTVIAKPSELTSVTAWMMCKLLETAGVPPGVVNIVFGTGPKVGEALVSHPEVPLISFTGSQPTAERIAQLSAPHCKKLSLELGGKNPAIIFEDANLEECIPTTVRSSFANQGEICLCTSRIFVQKSIYSEFLKKFVAATRMWKVGIPSDPSANMGALISKAHLEKVRSYVKKARAEGARILCGEGVDTLSLPAKNQAGYFMLPTVITDIKDESCCMKEEIFGPVTCVVPFDSEEEVIQRANSVKYGLAATVWSSNVGRVHRVAKKLQSGLVWTNCWLIRELNLPFGGMKSSGIGREGAKDSYEFFTEVKTITIKH from the exons ATGAGGACGTCGGGGCTGGAGGTGAGGACAAGGCAAACTCAGGGTAGGGAGACTCCCTCACCGGTGGGGAGAAAGACAGGAGTTGTCTCCATCATGGCCGGAACAAAGGCACTTCTGACGCTGGAGAACTTCATTAATGGAAAGTTTGTACCTTGTAGCTCATATATCGATTCTTATGATCCGTCCACGGGGGAAGTATACTGCAGGGTGCCAGACAGTGGAAACGAAGAG ATCGAAGCCGCAGTGGAGGCCGCCAGGGCAGCGTTTCCCGGCTGGTCGgccaggagcccccaggagcGCTCACAGGTGCTGCACCGGCTGGCAGATCTGCTGGAGAAATCCCTGGAGGACTTGGCCCAGGCGGAATCCAGAGACCAAG GGAAAACCGTAACGTTGGCAAGAACCATGGACATCCCCCGGTCTGTGCAGAACTTCCGGTTCTTCGCCTCCTCCATCCTGCACCACACATCAGAGTGCACACACATGGACCACGTAGACTGTCTGCACTACACCCTGCGGGCCCCCGTGGGGATCG CTGGTCTGATCAGCCCCTGGAATTTGCCACTCTACTTGCTGACCTGGAAGGTGGCTCCGGCCATTGCTGCCGGCAACACCGTCATAGCCAAGCCCAGCGAGCTGACGTCAGTGACGGCCTGGATGATGTGCAAACTCCTGGAGACAGCAG GTGTTCCACCAGGTGTGGTAAATATTGTGTTTGGAACGGGGCCCAAGGTAGGCGAGGCCCTGGTGTCCCATCCAGAGGTACCCCTGATTTCCTTCACGGGGAGCCAGCCCACTGCCGAGCGGATCGCTCAGCTGAGTGCTCCCCATTGCAAGAAGCTGTCCCTGGAGCTGGGGGGCAAGAACCCCGCCATCATCTTTGAGGACGCCAACCTGGAGGAGTGCATTCCCACGACCGTCAGGTCCAGCTTTGCCAACCAG GGTGAAATCTGCCTCTGTACCAGCAGAATCTTTGTCCAGAAGAGCATCTATAGTGAATTTTTGAAGAAGTTTGTAGCAGCTACCAGAATGTGGAAAGTTGGCATTCCCTCCGATCCATCGGCCAACATGGGAGCTCTGATAAGTAAAGCTCATTTGGAAAAA GTCAGAAGTTACGTCAAGAAAGCCCGCGCCGAAGGGGCCCGAATTCTGTGTGGTGAAGGGGTGGATACGTTGAGTCTCCCCGCCAAGAATCAAGCAGGATATTTTATGCTTCCCACAGTCATAACAGACATTAAGGATGAATCCTGCTGCATGAAGGAAGAGATATTTGGTCCAGTGACATGTGTCGTCCCCTTCGATAGTGAGGAAGAAGTGATTCAAAGAGCGAACAGTGTTAAATACGGGTTGGCAGCAACTGTGTGGTCAAGCAACGTGGGCCGTGTCCACCGAGTGGCTAAGAAGCTGCAGTCGGGCTTGGTCTGGACCAACTGCTGGCTCATCAGAGAGCTGAACCTCCCTTTCGGGGGGATGAAGAGTTCCgggataggcagagagggagCCAAAGACTCTTACGAATTTTTCACTGAAGTCAAAACAATCACCATTAAGCACTGA